From a single Lacerta agilis isolate rLacAgi1 chromosome 3, rLacAgi1.pri, whole genome shotgun sequence genomic region:
- the EIF4A3 gene encoding eukaryotic initiation factor 4A-III produces MSGPTGGSAGSARKRLLKEEDMTKVEFETSEEVDVTPTFDTMGLREDLLRGIYAYGFEKPSAIQQRAIKQIIKGRDVIAQSQSGTGKTATFSISVLQCLDIQVRETQALILAPTRELAVQIQKGLLALGDYMNVQCHACIGGTNVGEDIRKLDYGQHVVAGTPGRVFDMIRRRSLRTRAIKMLVLDEADEMLNKGFKEQIYDVYRYLPPATQVVLISATLPHEILEMTNKFMTDPIRILVKRDELTLEGIKQFFVAVEREEWKFDTLCDLYDTLTITQAVIFCNTKRKVDWLTEKMREANFTVSSMHGDMPQKERESIMKEFRSGASRVLISTDVWARGLDVPQVSLIINYDLPNNRELYIHRIGRSGRYGRKGVAINFVKNDDIRILRDIEQYYSTQIDEMPMNVADLI; encoded by the exons ATGTCTGGGCCTACGGGAGGTTCGGCGGGCTCGGCCCGAAAGCGGCTGCTGAAGGAGGAGGACATGACCAAAGTGGAGTTCGAGACCAGCGAGGAGGTGGACGTCACCCCCACCTTCGACACCATGGGCCTCCGCGAGGACCTCCTGCGCGGCATCTACGCCTACG GTTTTGAGAAGCCTTCAGCTATCCAGCAGAGAGCTATCAAACAGATCATTAAAGGAAGAGATGTGATTGCACA ATCACAGTCTGGAACAGGCAAAACAGCAACATTTTCCATCTCCGTTCTACAGTGTCTGGACATCCAG GTTCGTGAAACGCAAGCATTGATATTGGCACCTACCAGAGAATTGGCAGTACAGATTCAGAAG GGGCTTCTTGCTCTTGGTGACTACATGAATGTCCAGTGTCATGCTTGTATTGGTGGGACCAACGTTGGTGAAGACATCAGGAAGCTAGATTACGGACAGCATGTTGTTGCTGGCACACCGGGCCGTGTATTTG ATATGATCCGTCGCAGAAGTCTAAGAACTCGTGCCATCAAAATGTTGGTTTTGGATGAAGCTGATGAGATGCTCAATAAAG GTTTTAAAGAGCAAATTTATGATGTGTACAGATACCTTCCTCCAGCAACACAGGTGGTTCTGATCAGTGCCACCTTGCCACATGAGATATTGGAGATGACCAACAAATTCATGACTGACCCCATCCGCATTCTGGTCAAGCG TGATGAGTTGACGCTAGAAGGGATCAAACAGTTCTTTGTGGCGGTGGAGAGGGAAGAATGGAAGTTTGATACATTGTGTGACCTGTATGACACACTCACCATCACACAGGCTGTCATCTTCTGTAACACCAAGAGAAAG GTTGACTGGCTGACTGAGAAGATGAGAGAAGCAAACTTCACTGTTTCATCCATGCATGGTGACATGCCCCAGAAGGAAAGGGAGTCCATCATGAAAGAATTCAGATCTGGGGCAAG CCGAGTTCTTATTTCTACAGATGTTTGGGCCAGAGGTTTGGATGTTCCTCAGGTGTCCCTGATTATTAACTATGACTTGCCCAACAACAGAGAATTGTATATACACAG GATTGGTAGATCAGGCCGCTACGGCCGGAAAGGTGTCGCCATCAACTTTGTAAAGAATGACGACATCCGTATTCTGCGAGACATTGAGCAGTACTATTCCACTCAGATTGATGAAATGCCCATGAATG TTGCTGACCTTATTTGA